One Mixta gaviniae genomic window carries:
- the rutR gene encoding HTH-type transcriptional regulator RutR yields MENKAPTRRAQAVAAKRSAILDAALTYFSQFGMHGTRLDKVAERAGVSKTNLLYYFPSKEALYIAVLKAILDVWLAPLRALREDQDPLAAIRHYIQLKLEVSRDHPQASRLFCLEMLQGAPLLKAELEGDLKALIDEKSRVIENWIVQKRLAPVEPQHLIFMLWATTQHYADFSVQVEAITGRTLTDPAFFQQTVANVQHMVIEGIRIR; encoded by the coding sequence GTGGAAAACAAGGCACCTACACGGCGCGCGCAGGCGGTAGCGGCGAAGCGCTCGGCGATCCTTGATGCTGCGCTGACGTACTTTTCGCAGTTCGGCATGCACGGCACTCGCCTGGATAAAGTGGCCGAGCGCGCCGGCGTGTCGAAAACAAACCTGCTCTACTATTTTCCTTCGAAAGAGGCGCTCTATATCGCGGTGTTAAAAGCGATCCTGGATGTCTGGCTGGCGCCGCTGCGTGCGCTGCGCGAGGATCAGGATCCGCTGGCGGCGATTCGTCACTACATCCAGCTTAAGCTCGAGGTCTCGCGCGATCATCCTCAGGCTTCGCGGCTTTTCTGCCTGGAGATGCTGCAGGGCGCGCCGCTGCTGAAGGCGGAGCTGGAGGGCGATCTTAAGGCGCTGATTGATGAGAAGTCGCGGGTGATAGAAAACTGGATCGTGCAGAAGCGGCTGGCGCCGGTAGAGCCGCAGCACCTGATTTTTATGCTCTGGGCGACGACGCAGCACTATGCGGACTTTTCCGTGCAGGTAGAGGCGATCACCGGCCGCACTCTGACTGATCCGGCGTTTTTCCAGCAAACGGTCGCCAATGTGCAGCATATGGTGATCGAAGGTATCCGTATCCGTTAG
- the cycA gene encoding D-serine/D-alanine/glycine transporter yields MVDNVKSTLQKAEGPDKLRRSLHNRHIQLMAIGGAIGTGLFMGSGKTISLAGPSIIFVYMIIGFMLFFVMRAMGELLLSNLEYKSFSDFAADLLGPWAGYFTGWTYWFCWVVTGIADVVAISAYFQLWFPDFSIWMSALLCVVVFLALNIVTVKMFGEMEFWFAIIKIVAIVALIVTGVVLVAMHYPSPGGGTAALSNIWDHGGMFPKGLSGFFAGFQIAVFAFVGIELVGTAAAETHDPHKVLPRAINAIPLRVIMFYVLALMVIMAVTPWDSVVADRSPFVEMFMLIGLPAAASIVNFVVLTSAASSANSGIFSTSRMLYGLAEQGVAHRTFGRLSARAVPTSGLFFSCFCLLAGVALIYLIPNVMTVFTMVTTVSAILFMFVWSIILCSYMAYRKKYPERHRQSTFKMPLGKVMCWVCLAFFAFVIVLLTLQEDTRNALIVTPLWFIMLGFGWWMRRRKAR; encoded by the coding sequence ATGGTAGACAACGTGAAAAGTACACTGCAAAAAGCAGAAGGCCCGGATAAGCTCCGGCGCAGCCTGCATAATCGTCATATTCAGCTAATGGCTATCGGCGGCGCGATCGGCACCGGCCTGTTTATGGGCTCCGGGAAAACCATCAGCCTGGCGGGACCGTCGATCATTTTCGTCTATATGATCATCGGCTTTATGCTGTTTTTCGTCATGCGCGCCATGGGCGAGCTGCTGTTGTCGAATCTGGAATACAAATCCTTTAGCGATTTCGCCGCCGACCTGCTCGGCCCCTGGGCGGGCTACTTTACCGGCTGGACCTACTGGTTCTGCTGGGTGGTGACCGGCATCGCCGACGTGGTGGCGATCAGCGCCTATTTCCAGCTCTGGTTCCCCGATTTCTCCATCTGGATGAGCGCCCTGCTCTGCGTGGTGGTGTTCCTTGCGCTGAATATCGTGACGGTGAAGATGTTCGGCGAGATGGAATTCTGGTTCGCGATTATTAAAATCGTCGCCATCGTCGCACTGATTGTTACCGGCGTCGTGCTGGTGGCGATGCACTATCCCTCGCCTGGCGGCGGCACGGCGGCGCTCTCCAACATCTGGGATCATGGCGGTATGTTCCCGAAAGGGCTGAGCGGCTTCTTCGCCGGCTTCCAGATCGCCGTTTTCGCCTTTGTCGGCATTGAGCTGGTAGGCACTGCCGCCGCAGAAACCCACGATCCGCATAAGGTATTGCCGCGCGCCATCAACGCTATTCCGCTGCGCGTCATTATGTTTTATGTACTGGCACTGATGGTGATTATGGCGGTGACGCCCTGGGACAGCGTGGTGGCCGATCGCAGCCCGTTCGTTGAGATGTTTATGCTGATTGGCCTGCCGGCGGCGGCCAGCATCGTTAACTTCGTGGTGCTAACCTCTGCGGCCTCCTCCGCCAACAGCGGCATCTTCTCCACCAGCCGTATGCTTTACGGCCTGGCGGAACAGGGCGTCGCGCACCGCACCTTCGGTCGCCTCTCGGCGCGCGCGGTGCCGACCTCGGGGCTGTTCTTCTCCTGCTTCTGCCTGCTGGCGGGCGTGGCGCTGATCTACCTGATCCCTAACGTGATGACGGTTTTCACCATGGTCACCACCGTTTCGGCCATCCTGTTTATGTTCGTCTGGAGCATTATCCTCTGCTCGTACATGGCGTACCGTAAGAAGTATCCGGAGCGTCACCGCCAGTCCACCTTTAAAATGCCGCTGGGCAAGGTGATGTGCTGGGTCTGCCTGGCCTTCTTCGCCTTTGTTATCGTTCTGCTGACCCTGCAGGAAGATACCCGCAACGCGCTGATAGTCACGCCGCTGTGGTTTATTATGCTGGGCTTCGGCTGGTGGATGCGTCGCCGCAAGGCACGCTGA
- a CDS encoding metal-dependent hydrolase — protein sequence MDSVSQWVLGASVSMAVMGRRVPLWQSALVGAFCGTLPDLDVFLDHGDAISNMTLHRTESHALFWLTLISPLLAWLLAGALKQTFQWVRWWPAVWLALITHPLLDLMTVYGTQLGLPFTDYPWAIGSVFIVDPLYTLPLIIGLIAAFWRREARWSRAGLAVSSLYLLWSVAVQGIATGQTAPQVARLAGENARLLVTPTAFNTLVWRVVAVTPEQYYEGYWSLLSPRRPLQLSAHSRGAALYPQWQGDGAVERVAWFSHGFFALREQQGHLLISDLRMGEAPHFTFTFDLGTPQARDPHPTRLPSARPSLAESWRTLRQRL from the coding sequence ATGGATTCCGTTTCACAGTGGGTTCTCGGCGCCTCGGTGTCGATGGCCGTTATGGGCCGCCGGGTGCCGCTTTGGCAATCGGCGCTGGTGGGCGCGTTCTGCGGCACGCTGCCCGACCTTGATGTGTTTCTCGATCATGGCGATGCAATCAGTAATATGACGCTGCATCGCACCGAAAGTCATGCGCTGTTCTGGCTGACGCTCATTTCTCCCCTGCTCGCCTGGCTGCTCGCCGGGGCGCTGAAGCAAACCTTTCAGTGGGTTCGCTGGTGGCCGGCTGTCTGGCTGGCATTGATTACCCATCCGCTGCTCGATTTGATGACGGTGTATGGCACCCAGCTCGGCCTGCCGTTTACCGATTACCCCTGGGCTATCGGCAGCGTGTTTATTGTCGATCCGCTCTATACGCTGCCGCTGATTATCGGCCTGATCGCTGCTTTTTGGCGGCGCGAAGCGCGCTGGAGCCGCGCCGGACTGGCAGTAAGCTCACTCTATCTGCTCTGGAGCGTGGCGGTGCAGGGCATCGCCACCGGGCAGACGGCGCCGCAGGTCGCGCGGCTGGCAGGCGAGAACGCGCGGCTGCTGGTCACGCCCACCGCTTTTAACACCCTGGTCTGGCGCGTGGTGGCGGTGACGCCGGAGCAATATTACGAAGGTTACTGGTCGCTGTTGTCGCCCCGGCGCCCGCTGCAGCTTAGCGCGCACTCTCGTGGCGCAGCGCTTTACCCGCAGTGGCAAGGGGATGGGGCGGTAGAGCGGGTCGCCTGGTTCAGCCACGGCTTTTTTGCGCTGCGCGAGCAGCAGGGCCATCTGCTGATCAGCGATCTGCGCATGGGCGAAGCGCCGCACTTCACCTTTACCTTCGATTTGGGCACGCCGCAGGCGCGTGATCCGCATCCGACGCGTCTGCCTTCCGCGCGGCCCTCGCTGGCGGAGAGCTGGCGAACGCTGCGTCAGCGCTTATAA